One stretch of Pseudomonas azotoformans DNA includes these proteins:
- a CDS encoding ABC transporter ATP-binding protein/permease — protein MNQNAEYSAVNDAVRGQFLRRVWGLITPYWRSEEKGMAWLLLLVVLGLSLFSVAVSVWFNSWNRDFYNALEHKDYDAFTHLLMYFSVIAVVAIVTGVFTSYLQQMLTIRWRRWLTETYFAQWLGHKNYYHLEYGGYTDNPDQRISEDLNAFTASTLTLGLGLISNLVSLVSFSVILWGVSGSIEVWGITIPGYMFWAALVYAVIGSWLTHLIGRKLIGLSNRQQRFEADLRFSLVRVRENAESIALFNGEPNERQQLSARFGRVWSNFWSIMQLKKRLNFFTSGYSQIAIIFPFVVAAPRYFAGKIELGVLMQVAQAFGSVQGSLSWFVDAYTLLASWRATCDRLLSFGQAMQDNETRTMGIGLQHQGADLQVRDLNLDLADGRHLLQGADLTVAEGERLMLSGRSGSGKSTLLRAMGNLWPNGHGNIRLPAERYLFLPQKPYLPIGTLKAVLSYPQDDSVYPAERYAQVLETCRLPHLIGRLDEANHWQRMLSPGEQQRLAFARALLFAPQWLYMDEATSAMDEEDEATLYQALIDQLPGLSIVSVGHRSSLKRFHGRHVRIEGGMLQEQQLA, from the coding sequence ATGAATCAGAACGCTGAGTATTCCGCGGTCAACGACGCGGTGCGTGGGCAATTTCTACGGCGGGTGTGGGGGTTGATTACGCCCTACTGGCGCAGTGAAGAAAAGGGCATGGCCTGGCTGCTGCTGTTGGTGGTGTTGGGGCTGTCGCTGTTCAGTGTCGCCGTGTCGGTGTGGTTCAACAGCTGGAACCGCGATTTCTACAATGCGCTGGAGCATAAAGACTACGACGCTTTTACCCACCTGCTGATGTACTTCAGCGTGATTGCGGTGGTGGCAATTGTGACCGGTGTGTTCACCTCCTATCTGCAGCAGATGCTGACCATCCGCTGGCGCCGTTGGCTGACGGAAACCTACTTCGCCCAATGGCTGGGCCACAAAAATTATTACCACCTGGAATACGGCGGCTACACCGATAACCCCGACCAGCGTATCTCCGAAGACCTCAACGCCTTTACCGCCAGCACCCTGACCCTGGGGCTGGGCCTTATCAGCAACCTGGTGAGCCTGGTGTCGTTCTCGGTGATCCTGTGGGGCGTGTCCGGCAGCATCGAGGTATGGGGCATCACGATTCCCGGCTATATGTTCTGGGCCGCGCTGGTGTACGCGGTGATCGGCAGTTGGCTGACGCACTTGATTGGTCGAAAACTGATCGGCCTGAGCAACCGTCAACAACGGTTTGAGGCGGACCTGCGTTTCAGCCTGGTGCGGGTACGGGAGAACGCGGAAAGTATCGCGCTGTTCAACGGCGAGCCCAACGAGCGCCAGCAATTGAGCGCGCGCTTCGGGCGAGTGTGGAGCAACTTCTGGAGCATCATGCAGCTCAAGAAGCGCCTGAATTTCTTCACCAGTGGTTACTCGCAGATCGCGATCATCTTCCCCTTTGTCGTCGCGGCGCCGCGTTACTTCGCCGGCAAGATCGAACTGGGTGTGCTGATGCAGGTGGCCCAGGCGTTTGGCAGCGTGCAGGGCAGCCTCAGTTGGTTTGTCGACGCCTATACGTTGCTGGCCAGTTGGCGCGCCACCTGTGATCGTCTGCTGAGTTTCGGTCAGGCCATGCAAGACAACGAAACGCGCACCATGGGCATTGGCCTGCAGCATCAGGGCGCTGACTTGCAGGTCAGGGATCTGAACCTGGACCTGGCCGACGGCCGTCACCTGCTGCAAGGCGCCGACCTGACCGTTGCCGAGGGCGAGCGCCTGATGCTCAGCGGTCGTTCCGGCAGCGGCAAGTCGACCTTGCTGCGGGCCATGGGCAACCTGTGGCCCAACGGTCACGGCAATATCCGCCTGCCGGCCGAGCGTTACTTGTTCCTGCCGCAGAAACCCTACTTGCCGATTGGCACCCTGAAGGCGGTGCTGAGTTATCCGCAGGACGACAGCGTCTACCCGGCAGAACGTTATGCTCAGGTCCTGGAAACCTGCCGCCTGCCCCATCTGATCGGGCGACTGGACGAAGCGAACCACTGGCAGCGCATGCTCTCGCCGGGCGAACAGCAACGCCTGGCCTTTGCCCGCGCCTTGTTGTTTGCGCCGCAATGGCTGTACATGGACGAAGCGACGTCGGCGATGGATGAAGAGGATGAGGCAACGCTGTATCAAGCGTTGATCGATCAGTTGCCGGGGCTGAGCATCGTCAGCGTCGGGCATCGCAGTAGCCTCAAGCGTTTCCATGGGCGGCATGTGCGGATCGAGGGTGGGATGTTGCAGGAACAACAATTGGCTTAA
- a CDS encoding alpha/beta hydrolase: MRETPVLIDGPVGQLEALYLDHPEPRGLALICHPNPVQGGTMLNKVVSTLQRTARDAGLITLRFNYRGVGASAGTHDMSTGEVDDAEAAATWLREKHPDLPITLLGFSFGGYVAASLGGRLEAKGEKLSHLFMVAAAVMRLRDTDALPQGCPLTLIQPETDEVVDPQTVYDWSAALNRPHELLKVAECGHFFHGKLTDLKDLVLPRLSN, translated from the coding sequence ATGCGTGAAACCCCCGTTTTGATCGATGGCCCGGTAGGTCAATTGGAAGCCCTGTATCTGGATCACCCCGAGCCACGTGGCCTGGCGCTGATCTGTCACCCTAACCCGGTGCAGGGCGGGACCATGCTCAATAAAGTTGTATCTACCCTGCAACGCACCGCCCGCGATGCCGGTTTGATCACCTTGCGTTTCAATTACCGTGGCGTCGGCGCGAGTGCCGGCACCCACGACATGAGCACCGGTGAAGTGGACGATGCCGAAGCGGCCGCCACCTGGCTGCGGGAAAAACACCCCGACCTGCCGATCACCTTGCTCGGGTTCTCCTTCGGTGGCTACGTGGCCGCCAGCCTGGGTGGGCGCCTTGAGGCCAAGGGCGAAAAACTCTCGCACCTGTTCATGGTCGCTGCGGCGGTGATGCGCCTTCGCGATACCGATGCGTTGCCACAAGGCTGCCCATTGACCCTGATCCAGCCGGAAACCGACGAAGTGGTCGACCCGCAGACCGTCTACGACTGGTCCGCGGCCTTGAATCGCCCCCATGAGCTGCTGAAAGTGGCAGAATGCGGACACTTTTTTCACGGCAAGCTCACCGATCTGAAGGATCTGGTGCTGCCGCGCCTCTCGAATTGA
- a CDS encoding tryptophan--tRNA ligase, with the protein MTTRTRILTGITTTGTPHLGNYAGAIRPAILASQDANADSFYFLADYHALIKCDDPQRIQRSRMEIAATWLAGGLDVNRVTFYRQSDIPEIPELTWLLTCVAAKGLLNRAHAYKASVDKNVEAGEDPDAGISMGLYSYPVLMAADILMFNAHKVPVGRDQIQHVEMARDIGQRFNHLFGNGKEFFTMPEALIEESVATLPGLDGRKMSKSYDNTIPLFTSAKDMKDAISRIVTDSRAPGEAKDPDNSHLFTLYQAFATKAQEEEFRAELLQGLGWGEAKNRLFQLLDGQLAEARERYHQLMSRPSDMEDLLLVGANKARAVAAPFLAELREAVGLRSFVNQAAAPVATKKKAAKAARFVSFREDDGSFRFRLLAADGEQLLLSRNFADGKAAGAVTKQLQSGDALDLRTEALGFSVWLDGAPVADSAEFADEASRDAAIAALRVALTPLED; encoded by the coding sequence ATGACGACTCGTACCCGTATCCTCACCGGCATCACCACCACCGGCACGCCGCACCTGGGCAACTACGCCGGTGCGATCCGCCCGGCCATCCTCGCCAGCCAGGACGCGAATGCCGACTCCTTCTACTTCCTGGCCGACTACCACGCCCTGATCAAATGCGATGACCCGCAGCGCATCCAGCGCTCGCGCATGGAAATCGCCGCGACCTGGCTGGCCGGTGGCCTGGATGTGAACCGGGTGACGTTCTATCGCCAGTCGGACATCCCGGAAATCCCCGAGCTGACCTGGCTGCTGACCTGCGTGGCCGCCAAGGGCCTGCTCAACCGCGCCCACGCGTACAAGGCCTCGGTGGACAAGAACGTGGAAGCCGGCGAAGACCCTGATGCGGGTATCAGCATGGGCCTGTACAGCTACCCGGTGCTGATGGCGGCGGACATCCTGATGTTCAACGCACACAAAGTGCCGGTGGGGCGCGACCAGATCCAGCATGTGGAAATGGCCCGTGATATCGGCCAGCGCTTCAACCACCTGTTCGGCAACGGTAAAGAATTCTTCACCATGCCCGAGGCCTTGATCGAAGAAAGCGTCGCCACCTTGCCGGGCCTTGATGGCCGCAAGATGTCGAAAAGCTACGACAACACCATCCCGTTGTTCACCAGCGCCAAGGACATGAAGGACGCGATCTCGCGGATCGTCACCGACTCCCGCGCGCCGGGCGAAGCCAAGGACCCGGACAATTCGCACCTGTTCACCCTGTACCAGGCGTTTGCAACCAAGGCGCAGGAAGAAGAATTCCGTGCCGAATTGCTGCAAGGCCTGGGCTGGGGCGAGGCGAAGAACCGTCTGTTCCAACTGCTGGACGGCCAGTTGGCTGAAGCCCGCGAGCGTTACCATCAACTGATGTCGCGCCCATCGGACATGGAAGACCTGCTGCTGGTCGGCGCCAACAAGGCCCGTGCCGTGGCGGCGCCGTTCCTGGCCGAGCTGCGTGAGGCGGTGGGCCTGCGTTCGTTCGTCAACCAGGCTGCGGCGCCGGTCGCGACCAAGAAGAAAGCGGCGAAGGCTGCACGCTTCGTGAGCTTCCGTGAAGACGATGGCAGTTTCCGCTTCCGCCTGTTGGCCGCAGATGGCGAGCAACTGCTGTTGTCGCGCAACTTCGCTGACGGTAAAGCGGCTGGCGCGGTGACCAAGCAATTGCAAAGCGGCGACGCGCTGGACCTGCGCACCGAGGCCCTGGGCTTCAGCGTATGGCTGGACGGTGCCCCTGTGGCCGACAGCGCCGAATTCGCCGACGAAGCGTCGCGCGATGCCGCCATCGCCGCCCTGCGCGTTGCGTTGACCCCTCTCGAGGATTAA
- a CDS encoding YhcB family protein: MEHSLLVWLLPTLALVAGVAIGFLVARLLPNAAPNRTQRQLDDIQERFDSYQNEVVTHFNSTATLVKKLTQSYQEVQDHLADGANRLALDDITRQRLLAALHSDAPQTPRERLTPPRENQEPPRDYAPKTPNAPGMLDEHYGLKK; the protein is encoded by the coding sequence GTGGAACACTCGCTCTTAGTTTGGTTGTTGCCGACTCTTGCCCTGGTTGCCGGTGTCGCCATTGGTTTCCTGGTTGCTCGCTTGCTGCCGAATGCCGCGCCTAACCGCACGCAACGTCAGCTGGACGACATTCAGGAACGTTTTGACAGTTATCAGAACGAGGTTGTTACCCACTTCAACAGCACCGCGACCCTGGTCAAGAAGCTCACCCAGAGCTACCAGGAAGTACAGGATCACCTCGCCGATGGCGCCAACCGCCTCGCCCTCGACGACATCACCCGCCAGCGCCTGCTGGCCGCGCTGCATTCCGATGCACCGCAAACCCCACGGGAGCGCCTGACCCCACCCCGGGAAAACCAGGAGCCACCACGGGACTACGCGCCAAAAACGCCGAACGCCCCCGGCATGCTGGATGAGCATTACGGTTTGAAGAAGTAA